From Camelus bactrianus isolate YW-2024 breed Bactrian camel chromosome 16, ASM4877302v1, whole genome shotgun sequence, the proteins below share one genomic window:
- the ERAL1 gene encoding GTPase Era, mitochondrial, producing MAAPGRRGAALLRTLLGVWQRGPDAARERVARLPSPLGCPRRCVSCAAGPAFSGPLLASASRPSGQNSALDCFLGLSQPDSSLTCRAPAVSIRKDEQDLLLVHRPDMPENPRVLRVVLLGAPNAGKSTLSNQLLGRKVFPVSKKVHTTRSQALGVITEKEAQVILLDTPGLISPAKQKRHNLELSLLEDPWKSMESADLVVVLVDVSDKWTRKQLSPQLLQCLTQFSQVPSILVMNKVDCLKHKSVLLELTAALTEGVVNGKKLKRKQAFHSQPGTHAPSPAAKSPNTQSVGNPQRTGWPHFQEIFMLSALSPEDVRTLKQYLLAQARPGPWEFHSGVLTSQTPEEICTNIIREKLLEYLPQEVPYSVQQKTVMWDEGPNGELVIEQKLLVPKESHVRILIGPKGHLISQIAQEVGRNLMDIFLCEVRLRLAVKLLK from the exons ATGGCTGCCCCAGGCAGGCGTGGGGCTGCGCTCCTTCGGACCTTATTAGGGGTCTGGCAGCGGGGCCCCGATGCCGCGAGGGAGCGGGTGGCCCGACTCCCCTCGCCCTTGGGCTGTCCGCGGAGGTGCGTTTCCTGTGCCGCGGGCCCTGCTTTCTCTGGTCCCCTCCTGGCCTCGGCTTCTCGCCCCTCTGGCCAGAACTCAGCCCTGGACTGCTTCCTTGGACTCTCTCAGCCCGACAGTTCGTTGACTTGTCGCGCCCCCGCCGTGTCCATACGCAAAG ATGAGCAGGATCTCCTCTTGGTCCATCGCCCCGACATGCCTGAGAACCCCCGGGTCCTACGAGTGGTCCTTCTGGGTGCCCCGAATGCAGGGAAGTCAACCCTCTCCAACCAGCTGCTGGGCCGAAAA GTGTTCCCGGTCTCCAAGAAGGTGCACACCACTCGCAGCCAAGCTCTAGGGGTCATCACAGAGAAAGAGGCCCAGGTG ATTCTGCTTGACACACCTGGCCTCATCAGCCCTGCTAAACAGAAAAG GCACAATCTGGAGCTCTCTTTATTGGAAGATCCATGGAAGAGCATGGAATCTGCTGATCTGG TTGTGGTTCTTGTGGATGTCTCCGACAAGTGGACTCGGAAGCAGCTCAGTCCCCAGTTGCTCCAGTGCCTGACCCAGTTCTCCCAAGTCCCCAGCATCCTTGTTATGAACAAG GTAGATTGCCTGAAGCATAAGTCTGTTCTCCTGGAGCTCACAGCTGCCCTCACTGAAGGTGTGGTCAACGGCAAGAAGCTCAAAAGGAAGCAGGCCTTCCACTCACAGCCGGGCACTCATGCCCCTAGCCCAGCAGCTAAGAGCCCAAACACACAGTCTGTGGGAAACCCTCAGAGGACTGGCTGGCCCCACTTCCAGGAGATCTTCATGCTGTCAGCCCTAAGCCCGGAGGATGTCAGGACACTAAAG CAATACCTCCTGGCGCAGGCCCGGCCAGGGCCCTGGGAGTTCCACAGTGGAGTCCTCACCAGCCAGACACCTGAGGAGATCTGCACCAACATCATCCGAGAGAAGCTTCTAGAGTACCTGCCCCAGGAGGTGCCCTACAGTGTCCAGCAG AAGACAGTGATGTGGGATGAAGGGCCAAATGGGGAGCTGGTGATAGAGCAGAAGCTTCTGGTGCCCAAAGAATCTCATGTG AGGATCCTGATCGGTCCGAAGGGACACCTGATCTCCCAGATTGCACAGGAGGTGGGCCGCAACCTCATGGACATCTTCCTCTGTGAAGTTCGGCTCCGCCTAGCTGTGAAACTCCTCAAGTGA